Below is a genomic region from Vibrio pomeroyi.
CTAGGTGTAAAGAAAGAGCACTTACACACTCGTGATGCTGCCGGTCTTTTTGATGTTTCTCACATGGGGCAACTTCGTCTACATGGTGCAAATGCAGCTGCTGTCCTAGAATCTTTGGTTCCTGTAGATATTATTGACCTTCCTTCTGGTAAGCAGCGCTACGCGTTCTTTACTAACGAGCAGGGCGGCATCATGGATGACCTGATGGTTGCTAACTTAGGTGATCACCTGTTTGTTGTTGTGAACGCAGCTTGTAAGACACAAGATATCGACCACCTAACGGCACATCTTCCAGCAGACGTAGAAATGGAAGTGATTGATGACCGCGCTCTACTAGCACTTCAAGGTCCTAAAGCATCTGAAGTTTTAGCTCGTTTCCAACCAAGCGTTGCAGACATGCTGTTTATGGATGTTCAAAAAGTAGATATCGATGGCGTTGAATGCATAGTGAGCCGCAGTGGTTACACGGGTGAAGATGGCTACGAGATCTCTGTACCGAACGATCACGCTGAAGCACTAGCGCGTAAGCTAACTGCAGAAGCTGAAGTAGAGTGGATTGGCCTTGGCGCACGTGATTCACTTCGTCTTGAGTGTGGTCTATGTCTATACGGTCACGATCTAGATACAACAACGACGCCAGTAGAAGCTAGCCTTCTATGGGGTATCCAAAAAGTTCGTCGTACTGACGGTGAACGTGCAGGCGGTTTCCCTGGTGCTGATATCATCCTTGAGCAAATCGCAACGAAAGACGTTCAACGCAAACGTGTTGGTCTAGTGGGTCAAACTAAGGCTCCAGTGCGTGAAGGTGCTGAGCTGTTCGATGCTGAAGACAACAAGATTGGCGTTGTAACAAGTGGCACGGCGGGCCCTAACGCTGGCAAGCCTGTATCAATGGCGTACGTTCGCACTGATCTAGCGGCTATCGGTACTGAAGTATTCGCTGAAGTTCGTGGTAAGAAACTACCAATGACAGTAGAAAAAATGCCATTCGTACCTCAACGTTACTACCGTGGCTAATCTCTTTAAGAGAAACTACCAAGCTTAACGAAAAGCCTATTGTTTGCTTCTCTGTATCGAGAGGTTTAACGGTAGGCTTTTTTGTTTTTCGCAACGTATAAAACTTAGGATGATGAGCTAAGGTAAGTTGTTTATAAATTCGTTTATAAAATGAGAGATGTGGCCATATCGTTACAAATACTTACTATAATGATGATTAGTACGTGTTATGGTGGCGATTCATCAATTTTGTAAATAAGTAGTAGGGGTTACAAGGAGTTATCTATGAATGAGAACCATACAATGAATCCGGTTCGTAAGACCGTTCTTGGGCTTTTAGCGCCATTAATCTATACGTCTAGTGTTATGGCGGCAGAAAACTCGGTCGAAGTTTCTCCTGACGCGACTGTGACACCTTATATTGTTAATGGCAGCGACGCGACAGTAGCTGAGTTTCCTTCAATGGCGAGCCTGTTCATTGACCGCATAGATTATGACGGTACCTATTCAACTGGCCCATATTGTGGTGCGACAATTTTAGATCCAACGCATATCCTGACGGCTGCGCACTGTATTTATGGTGATGAGAATGCTCAGTTATTTACTGTTGTCGTTCCTCAATTACAAGACACTTCCCAATTTCCTAATAACATCGCCCAGAAAGCTCGTGTATCTGAAGTGTATTATCGTAGTGACTATTCAAATAGCTTGAGCGACTTGTTACGTAATGATATTGCAATCCTGAAGCTAGAAAGCGCTCTCAATATCGATGCTGTAAATGATGTGATCTAT
It encodes:
- the gcvT gene encoding glycine cleavage system aminomethyltransferase GcvT, yielding MTQEHANQDLLKTPLHALHVEEGAKMVPFAGYDMPVQYPLGVKKEHLHTRDAAGLFDVSHMGQLRLHGANAAAVLESLVPVDIIDLPSGKQRYAFFTNEQGGIMDDLMVANLGDHLFVVVNAACKTQDIDHLTAHLPADVEMEVIDDRALLALQGPKASEVLARFQPSVADMLFMDVQKVDIDGVECIVSRSGYTGEDGYEISVPNDHAEALARKLTAEAEVEWIGLGARDSLRLECGLCLYGHDLDTTTTPVEASLLWGIQKVRRTDGERAGGFPGADIILEQIATKDVQRKRVGLVGQTKAPVREGAELFDAEDNKIGVVTSGTAGPNAGKPVSMAYVRTDLAAIGTEVFAEVRGKKLPMTVEKMPFVPQRYYRG